Within the Pseudomonas orientalis genome, the region TTCAGGCGCACTCAATTCGTGACAATCCGATAGAACTCTGGCGCGCCATCCCCCTCACATGCAGAACGATGATCAGCCCGCATGGAGAATATGATGGACACCACCACCCCGACACTTGAAACCCTCTTCGACCAGTTAGGCCTGGACTCCAGTCAGGAAGGCATCGAACGCTTCACCGCCGAGCACCGTCTGCCGGATGACGTGAAACTCGTCGACGCGCCTTTCTGGAGCGAGCAACAGGCGAGCTTCCTCAAGGAACAACTGCATGTCGATGCCGAATGGGCGCCTGCGGTCGATGACCTCAACGCCCTGCTGCATGAGTCTCCTGTCGCTTGATTCAAACGCACTGACCGCACGCCGCTCCTCCCGCAGGAGTGGGCGTGCTGCTATTGAGGCTTGTAGCCCAGGCGCAAGCCACCCCAATGCCGCCCGCGGACCATGATCGGCACTGACAGGTCGTGCATCAATTCGCCGGTATCGCGCGTGTAGGTCTGCAGCAACATGGCTTGTTGATGACTGCCGCACCGCAAGCCCGTGCGGTCGTCAAATTTGCGCTTGGTGCGGTTCTGCACCGCGTCCACCTGAGCATCACCGGTCAAAGCGTGGGAAAACGCTTTGTTATGCGTCGGCACGTAGCCCTGCTGCGTGCAGGCAATGGCAAACACCAAGCCTTCATGACGCGGCAGCAGCGCCTCCTGGATAGCGGGCAATACCTGATCGGTGTAGGCGTCAAAACGGGTTTTATATTTGCTCGGGTGGGTATTTGGAATCAGCGTGTAGGTGCGATCGAACAGATCCTCCAGGCTGACCCGGCTGTGCAGCACATCCGCCTCGAACTGTTCGCCAATTCGCCGGGCGCCTTCGCGGGCCAGGTCATAGATGCGCTGGTGATAGTCATCCAGGCCGACTTGCGCCAGGCGCTCGCTGATGGTCTCTGCCTGCCCTTCCATCTGCACAGCGGCATCGGCGAGCTGACGGGTTTGCTGATCGCTGATCGCAAGGTCGCTGCGCATCTGTTCCACGGCGTGGAACAGGCTGTCGAGTTGAGTGCGGTTGGTGTCGGTGCCCTGGGCGATTTCACTGACCTGCTGCTCCACATCCGCCGCCAGGCCGGCGATGCTCGCCAGGTGTTCGCCGGCATCTTCCACTTGCTCTACACCGGTGTGCAGGTCCGCCGACAGCTGGCGAATCTGCTCCACCACCTGGGCCGTGCGCTGCTGGATGTCGGCGACCATCACCCCGACTTCATCGGTGGCCGTGGCCGTACGTCCGGCGAGGCCGCGCACCTCATCGGCGACCACCGCAAACCCGCGCCCGTGCTCTCCGGCCCGCGCTGCTTCAATCGCCGCGTTCAGCGCCAGCAGGTTGGTCTGGCTGGCGATGGACTGGATCACCAGCGTCACGCGCTGGATTTCCTCGCTGCGCTGGCTCAAGGCTTCGATCAGCGTGCGGCTGGCATCGGCACGCTGGCTGAGCTGATGCATGCGGGTGATCGACTGCACCAATACTTCACGGCCTTCGCTGCTGCGCTGACGGGCCTGGCTGGCCGCGCCCAACGCCTGGCGGCTGAGCTGGGCAGTGACCTGTTCGGTGCCGATCATCACCTGCGCGCTGCTGACGATTTGCTGGGAGGCGCTCAACTGCGATTGCAGGCGCGCCGCCAGTTGCTTGACCGAATAGGCCACGCCCGCAGCGGAGAGTGCATTATGGCTGGTGGTATGGGACAGGTCGCGCGTCAGCGCGCCAATCGCATCGCTGGCGGTAGCGTGGGCCACAGAAGGCTTGGGACTTTTCAGGCGGGGTAGCCAGATCACCAGCAAGGCCAGCGGCAGGCACAGATAGATCGGCAAGCGGGCAAACGCCAGGCCCAGCAGTAAGAGCACCAGAGCGGCACTCTGCGCGAGCGGTATCAGCCAGCCGGGCAGCACCCGCGCCGCCGTTTGCGGTGGTACTGCTGCGCCCATCAGAGATCCATCTCCAGCCATTGTCGTTACCCCGCTGCTTGTCGTTATTGTGCCTGCATTAAACGCCACTATCGGGCCATTATCCATGGGCCTTTAGTACAGGCGCTTGCAGTAGATCAATAACCAGGGCTGTAACGCAAAGCTCTCCGGGGAGCCGATCAGACGGCCCCCCGTACACCGCGTCAGGCTTGACGCTGGTGCTTGTCGATCTGTTCGTGGCGCTCTTGCGCTTCGATGCAGTATTTGGTGGTCGGGCTGATCAGCAGGCGTTTGAGGCCGATAGGCTCGCCGCTGTCATCACACCAGCCAAAGGAATCTTCCTTGATGCGTTCCAGGGCACGTTCCAGTTGCGGCAACATGCGCTGGTCGCGGTCGATGGCATTGACCAGCCAGGTGCGCTCTTCTTCCACGGAAGCAGCGTCGGCCGGATCGGCCGGGGTGTCCAGGCTTTCAATGGCGATACGGTTCTGTTCAATGCGCTCGTGGTGTTCCACTTTCATGTCTTGCAGCAACTTCTCGAAAAAAGCGTGCTGTTCGGCATTCATGTAGTCATCCGCCGGCATGGCCAGCAACTTTTCCTTTGTCATTGATTTCTCTATAAAAAATACGTGCATTAAGGCGAATAAGGGAGCGTTCCGGCCGACCTCTGCAGGTCTCGGAAAGGCGCCATCCATTCCAAGCGCCACCCGGCACTCAATTTACGAGGGGCGGCAGTCTAAGGCCGACTTGAAGGCGCAGCAACTGAAATGACAGGCATTTTTCCCGAACAACCCCCAAAAGCACCAGGACGGGCTTGGCGAACGGTCATCGGAGTGCGTTTATAGCAAGAAATTCAAGTTTATGGAGCTATATAGAAGACAGACGGTTGATCCGGACGGCATAGAACTAAAAATGTGGGAGGGGGCTTGCCCCCGATGGCGGTCAGCCAGACACAGATGTTCAAGCTGACACACCGCTATCGGGGGCAAGCCCCCCTCCCACATTTGACCTGCTGCAGCCTTGAGTTCGCCTAGCGCTTGAGCTTGCGCTTGTTGCGATATTGGTCGATCACCACCGCCACCACGATAATCAACCCCTTGATGATGTCCTGGATATACGCATCCACCCCGACGAAGGTAAAGCCGCTGGCCATGACGCCGAGGATCAGCGCGCCGATCACGGTGCCGGTGATGCGCCCTACCCCGCCCGCCAGGCTGGTGCCGCCGATCACTGCCGCCGCGATGGCGTCCAGCTCGTAGGACATGCCCATGCCCGCCTGGCCGGTCGCCGCGCGGGCCGAAGCCACCACGCCGGCCAGGCCTGCGAGCAGACCCGCGATGCTGTAGACGATGATCAGGTGACGCTTGACGTTGATCCCCGAGGTGCGCGCCGCCTGCATGTTGCCGCCGATGGCATAGGTGTACTTACCGTACTTGGTGTAACGCAGGGCGATGTGGAAAATCACCGCCACCACCAGAAAGATGATCACCGGCATCGCGCCATGGCCGATGGCCGTGTACGAGTCCGAGAGCATGCTCACCGGCTGGCCTTCGGTGTAGTAACGTGCCAGGCCGCGGGCCGAGACCATCATGCCCAGGGTCGCAATGAACGGCGGGATACCGGTGACCGCAATAATACTGCCGTTGATCGCCCCCGCCAGCAGGCCCACACCCAGGCCCATCGCCACCGGGATCCACACCGGCAAGTCGGTCAGGGACGGAAACACCGCCCGGGAAAAATCGGAAGTCTGCGCCAAACTGGCGGCGATCATCGCGGACAAAGCCAGCACCGAGCCGGACGACAGGTCGATACCGGTGGTGATGATCACCTGGGTCACGCCGATGGCCAGCAAGCCGATGATCGACACCTGCAGGATCATCAACACCAGGCGCTGGGAGTTCATCAAAAAGCTCTGGTCGCGCACGATCCAGCCGAACAATTCGAACACCAGGCCGATGCCGATCAGCACCAGGAAGATGCTCAATTCGGTAGGCAGGCGTCGACGGTGCTTGACCGGCGCCGTGGCCGGCTTGTTATCTGTTATTGCATTCATAACCCATCACCTTCTTATTCTGGAGTCAGTGGACCACGGTCATACCGGAGGCCAAGTGCATGACTTTTTCCTGGGTCGCATCCGCGCGATCCAGGGTGCCCATCAGTTCGCCTTCGTGCATCACCATCACCCGGTCGCTCATGCCGAGCACTTCGGGCAGTTCCGAGGAAATCATGATCACCGCCATGCCTTCGCTGGCGAGGAAGGCGATCAATCGATAGATCTCGGCCTTGGCGCCCACGTCGATGCCACGGGTCGGCTCATCGAGGATCAACAGGCGCGGATTAGTCATCAGCCATCGCGCCAACAGCGCTTTCTGCTGGTTGCCGCCGGACAGGGTATCGATGCACTGTTCCAGCGATGGCGTTTTCACCCGCAGCTTCTTGCACATGTCTTCGCACAGGGCGCGCAGGGCCTTCTGCTGGATGAAACCGTTGCCCGAATAGTGCGGCAGCACCGCCATTTCCATGTTTTCCAGCACCGACAGGCACGGGAACAGGCCACTGAGCTTGCGGTCCTCGGTCAACAGTGCAAAGCCCTTCTCGATGGCCATGTGCGGATCGCTGATGCGCACCGGCTTGCCGTCCAGAGTGATCTGCCCGCTGCTGCTGGGGGTAATGCCGAAAATGGTTTCCGCCACGTTGGTGCGGCCCGAGCCCATCAGCCCCGCGATGCCGAGGATTTCACCGGCGTGCAGGTCGAATGAAACGTCCTCGAACACGCCGTCCAGGCTTAAATTGCGCACCGACAGCAACAAGTCGCCAATCGGCGTCTCGCGCACCGGGAACAACTGGCTCAGCTCGCGGCCGACCATCATCGAGATCAGGCTGTCGCTGTTCATGCTGTCGGCGCGTTGCAGGCCGATGTACTGGCCGTCGCGAAACACCGCCACTTCATCGGCGATGGCAAACACTTCGTTCATTTTATGCGTGATGTAGACGATGCCTTTGCCCTGGGACTTGAGGTCGGCAATGATCGAAAACAGGTGCGCGACTTCCTTTTCGGTAATCGCCGAGGTCGGCTCATCCATGATCAGGATATCGGAGTCGTAGGACACGGCCTTGGCAATCTCGACCATCTGCCGTTCGGCGATGCTCAGGTTGCCGACCTGTTCTTCCGGGTCGAGGTTGATGCGCAGGCGCGCCAGCAGATCGGCGGTGCAGCGGTGCATTTCGCGGTGGTTGACCATGTGCAGGCTGTTGAGCTGCTCGCGGCCGATCCAGATATTTTCGGCGATGCTCATGTGCGGCATCAGGTTGAGTTCCTGGTGGATCATCGCAATCCCGGCCTTCTGCGCCGCCAGCGGCGTCTCGAAGGTGACCGGCTTGCCCCGCAGGCGGATTTCGCCGGCATCGGGCTGATAGATGCCGGCGATGATTTTCATCAGCGTCGACTTGCCCGCACCGTTCTCGCCCATCAGCGCCAGCACCGTGCCGGGGCGCACGCGCAGCTGCACATTGTCCAGGGCCACGACGCCGGGAAAGCCTTTGCTGATGTTGAGAATTTCCAGCAGGTAGGGTTCGTCCTGCGCCAGCGGCTGGATACCCGGCGGCGGCGCGACAGTGGCGTGAGCGAGCATAGGAAGGTACTCCATCTGCAGGGCGGCCGTGACCGCCCTGCCAGCTTAGGGTTGTGAGTTCAGGGCTACTTGAAGTCTTTGACGTTGTCCGGGGTGATGAGCTTGAACGGGATCACCACGTTCTGCTCCACCGGCTCGTGCCTGGCCATCTTGCGCGCCGCTTCCACCGAGCCCACGGCCTGGCCCTTGGCGTCCTGGAACGCCGAGGCGGCCATGTCGCCCTTGGTGATGGCGTTGAGGCCGTCCGGCGTGCCGTCGACCCCGGCGATCAACACCGTGCCTGGCTTGGTACCTGCCGACTTCAGCGCCATGGACGCGCCGATCGCCATCTCGTCGTTGTTGGCCAGCACCGCGTTGAACTCGCGGCCCTGGGTCAGCCAGTCGTTGACCAGGGTCATGCCCCTGTCCCGCAGCCAGATGCCGGTTTGCTCCTGCTCGATCTTGATGTCCGGGTACTTGGCCAGCACTTCCTTCACGCCCTTGGTGCGGTTGGTGGTGGAGTTGTTCGCCAGGTCACCCAGCAAGATCACGATCTTGCCCTTGCCGCCGAGCTTTTCGGCGATGTATTGCATTTGCAACTTGCCGGCTTCGACGTCATCGGAGACCACCGCCACCACGTCCTTGGGCAGGTCTTTCTGGTCCGGACGACGGTTGACGAACACCAGCGGGATGCCTGCCTTGGTAGCCGCACTGATAATGTTCTTGGTCGAGGCGGTGTCCACCGGGTTGACGATGATGGCGTCGACTTTCTGACTGATGAAATTCTCGACCTGGCTCAGTTGCTTGACCACGTCGGCACGGGCGTCTTCGAACTGCAGTTGCACGCCGTCGCCCTTGGGATAGGACTTGGCCTGCTTGTCCATGTCTTCGCGCAGGTAGGTCAGGAAGGTGTCATCGAAGGCGGACATGCTCACCCCCACCTTGATGTCAGCCGCCGCGGCAACGCCGCTGGCGAGCAGCATCGACAGGGCCAGCGCGGTAAAACGGATCGGGGTCTTCATGAACGGTCTGTCTCCACTTTCTTGTTGGTTTTATGGACGTTGCGTTTATCAGCGTTCGGCAGGCACGCGGACCACCGGAGCGCCGGGAATGCAGCAGACCAGCGCGCCCTGGTTTTCGACGCACAGCACATTGAGGAAGGAGAAGTAGAACGGCCGGGCGCGAGGCAATGCGCGTGGCGTGTGGGCAGGGCGTAAAACTCGCAGTACAGCGTTGAAGATTTTCATCTGACGGTACCTGGTTGTTTTTGATCTTGTTTTTGTTGAGTCGCCGGGGTCGAGCCCAAGACGTACTTTATGCAACCTGGAAAAGACTTTATTGGAAAATAATTTCCATATCAACCTGTTTTAGAATTTTATTCTATTTTTGTCGAAACCACCTGCTGGCGCTCGGCGCTGAGGCGTGCGGCGTCCAATATACGGGTGGTTTCCAGCGCGTCATAGGCGTTTACCGGCAGCGGCCCGTGGCCTTGCACGGCACGTTGCAACTGCCGGTAGAACTGCGGCCAGCAACCCTTTTCCGAGGGCACCCGTTCCCGCTCCGACCCTTGTTCGAACCAGCCCCAGCGTCGATGCTCTTCCGCGCCCCAATGCTCGCCTTCGGTTTTCGGTGACTTGCCGGCCATCAGCGCGTCTTCCTGGCCGTCCAGCCCCTCAACGGTGTAGCAACCCAGCGTGCCACTGACGCGAAATCGCGGCGCCTGGCTGTTTTGCAAGGCGCTGCCCCACAGGTGCGAAATCACCCCGTTGGCATGGGTCAGCGCCACGAAAAAGCCGTGATCGAGGCTGGGATGCTCGGGCGTGAAGTGCAGTTGCGCAAATACCCGGTCCACCGGGCCGAACAGTTGCAGGGCCTGGTCCACCAGATGGCTGCCGAGGTCGCGCAACCAGCCGCCGCCGCTGGCATTGCCCACCGCCTGGGGGCTGTAGCGTTCGACGCGGGATTCAAAACGGCTGATCTGACCCAGCGCACCGGCTTCGATGAGTTTGCGCAGGGTCAGGTAGTCCGAGTCCCAGCGCCGGTTCTGGTAGACGCTGAGCAATGTGCCTTGGCGTTCAGCGGCGGTGATCAAAGCCTGGGCCTGCTCGGCGTTGGCGGCGAAGGGTTTGTCGCTGACCACCGCCACGCCATGTTCGATGGCTTCGAGCACCAAGGCCGGACGGCCTTTGAGGGTGGTGGAGATGACGAGGGCGTCGACGCCGGCTTCGACGATCTGGCCGAGGGTGTCGAAGGCTGGCAGGCCAGGGTGGTCGTTTGCCAGTTGCTGGCGGCGTTCGGGGGATCGTGTGACGACGCCGACAAAGGTCGCGCCTGGCAACGTCGCAATCAGCGGCGCATGAAAGAAGCGCCCTCCGTGGCCGTAGCCGAGTAGTCCGATTCGCATGATTTATTCCTTCTTTGAAGTGCAAACCCAATCAAATGTGGGAGGGGGCTTGCCCCCGATGGCCATAGGTATCTACACAATTTTGGTGCGACACCGCACCTGTGGCGAGGGAGCTAACGCGTATCTACCTGACGCTCCGAGGTCCAAATGTGGGAGGGGGCTTGCCCCCGATGGCGGCCTCTGGGCCGACCAGGATGTTGGATTGGAACGAGTACATATCCGTTTCTGCGGTAACGGCCACTTAGGGTTCCGCCCTGACGGCGGGTCACTTTGGAAAAGCCCCAAAGTAACCAAAGGGCTCCTGCCCCACCACTCGGCACCTCGCCTAGGCTCGGTGTGCCCTCTCTCCGGCTTGAATCCGTGGGCCGCCGCAATGGGCCATCCATGGCCCAGTGCGGCTAACCCGGCGTCCTGCCGGGTTGCCCACGGATTCAAGCCTGCGTTCGGCCAGCGTGGTTTAACGGGGCGCCTGAGATCAAAAGCAGATCAAGATCAAGAGCGACTCGCTTCGCATCGTGGTTTGTAGGTACCTATGCCCCGACGGCAGTGTGCCAGTAACTACTCTTGTCACTGATCCACCGCTATCGGGGGCAAGCCCCCTCCCACATTTTTAACCGCGTTTCTCCAGTGGTTCAGCCATAGAAATGCGGGCGATCCGGCAGGCTCACCGGCACGATCTGTCCACTGTCCTGCGCTTCGATACAGGCATCCGCCGCCACCGCCGCCGCGTAGCCGTCCCAGGCCGACGGCCCGCCCACTTGCCCGGCGCGCACGCTGTCGATGAACGCCTGCAATTCGACGTCATAGGCGCCGATAAACCGGTCCTTCCAATCCATCAGAATCGCGTTCGACAATTTCGCCCCACTGCGCATCTGTACCTGTGAAGGCTCCGGCAATTTGGCGATACCGCTCTCCCCCACCACTTCGCATTGAATGTCGTAGCCGTATTGGCAATTGACGAACACTTCCACGTCGATACGCGTGCCCTTGACGGTCTCCAGCAGCACGATCTGCGGGTCGCGCAGGTGCGCCAGGGCTTTGCTGGTCTTGCGCGGGAACACCACCTGCACCGAGACGTAGTCGTCGTTGAGCAGCCAACGCAGTACGTCCAGTTCGTGGATCAGGGTGTCGGTAATCGCCATGTCGGTCTTGTAGTTCTCACCCACCGTCGGGTTGCGATGGGCGCAGTGCAGCATCAGCGGCTCGCCGATCTGGCCGCTGTCGATCACCGCTTTCAAGGCGCGATAACCTTCGTCGTAGGGGCGCATGAAACCGACCTGCACCAGGCGCTTGCCGTGTGCCACTTCGGCCTCGACGATGCGGCGGCAGCCTTCGGCGGTCACGGCCAGAGGTTTCTCGCAGAACACCGGTTTACCGGCGGCGATGGCGGCGAGCACGAACTCTTCGTGGCTCGGCCCCCAGGAGGTCACCAGCACGGCTTGCACCTGCGGCGAGTGGATCAACGCATGGCCGTCCGGGTACACCTCGGCGTCCAGCTTCAAATCGGCCACCACCCTGGCGGCCTGTTCAAGGTTGATATCGGTGACCGCCACCACCTGGCTGTTGAGCAGGGTCTGGCTGCAACGACGAATATGGTCACGGCCGATGGCACCGGTACCGATCACTCCAAGCTTCAACGACATACATGCACTCCTCTTGTTATTAGTACTGCCGGGCCTTGGCCAATTGTTCATTGAGTTTTTTTGCGGCGGCGTTGGTGCGTTCGCTGGTGGACACCTGCGCCACCCCCACCCGCCACCACGACAGGTAGCCGTGGACCATGGTTTTGGGCAGCACCTTGATATCGATCAGGGTCGACACGCTTTGGGTACGTGCATCGGCCAGCGCCGCTTCAAGCTGTTCCACGCTGCTGACCTTGTAGGTCTTACAGCCATACGCCGCCGCGCTCATGGCGAAATCCACCGGCACCAGGCCACCGTCGAGCTTGCCGCTCTCGGGGTTGCGGTAGCGGAACTCGGTGCCGAAGCTGTCCATGCCGTTGCCGATCTGCAGGTTGTTGATGCAACCGAAAGCCATGTTGTCGAGCAGGACCACATTGATCTTGCGGCGCTCCTGGATCGAGGTGGCCAGTTCCGAATGCAGCATCATGTAGGAGCCATCGCCGACCAGCGCGTACACCTCTTTGCCCGGTTCGGCCAGCTTCACGCCGAGGGCGGCGTTGATCTCGTAGCCCATGCACGAATAGCCGTATTCGACGTGGTAGGTGTTCACGCCCTTGCTGCGCCAGGCGCGCTGCAGATCGCCGGGCAGGCTGCCGGCGGCGGCGACAATGATGGCGTCGTCGGCCAGGGTCTGGTTGAGCACGCCGAGTACGCGACTCTGGGTCAGGCAGGAGCCGGTCAGTTCGATAAATTCGCGCAGGACCGCGCGGTCCAGGTGGTCATCGACTTCAGGGACGAAATCATCGCCCTGGTATTCAACCTGATGCACCCGGTCCACTTCGGCGTCCAGTTGCGCCCTGGCGTCGCGCACCTGTTCGCCCCAACCGGCGCGGTAGTCGCCCAGGGCATCAGCCAGCGCTTCCAGGGCGACCCTGGCATCGCCCAGCACTTGCACGCCGTCGAGCTTCAACGCATCGCACGGGCTGATATTGAGGTTGAGAAACGTCACCTCGGCCTGTTTGAACAGCGATTTTGACGAGGTGGTGAAGTCGGTATAACGGGTGCCGATGCCGATGATCAGGTCCGCCTCGGGCGCCAGCAGGTTGGCCGCCAGGCAACCGGTCTCGCCAATACCGCCGACGTTCAGCGGGTGACTGGACACCACCGCGCTCTTGCCCGCCTGGGTTTCGGCGAAGGGGATATCGAAGCGCTCGGCAAAGGCTTGCAGCGCAGCATTCGCGCCGGAGTACTTCACCCCGCCGCCACAGATGATCAGCGGTTTGCGCTTGCCGCGAAAAGCCGCTAGCGCATCGTCGAGCATCGCGGCGGTGGGCGGGCGACGCTCGATGCGGTGCACGCGTTTTTGCAGGAAATAATCCGGGTAGTCCCAGGCTTCGGCCTGCACATCCTGGGGCAGCGCCAGGGTGACCGCGCCGGTTTCCGCAGGATCAGTAAGCACGCGCATGGCGTGGATCGCCGCGCTCATCAATTGCTCCGGGCGGTTGATGCGGTCCCAGTATTTGCTGACCGAGCGGAAAGCGTCGTTGGTACTGATGCTCAAGTCGTGGAACTGCTCGATCTGCTGCAACACCGGATCAGGCTGGCGACTGGCGTAGACATCACCGGGCAATAGCAGCAACGGAATGCGGTTGGCGGTGGCGGTGGCCGCGGCGGTGAGCATGTTCGCCGCGCCGGGCCCCACCGAGGCGGTGCACGCGTAGATCTTGCGGCGCAGGTGCTGTTTGGCAAAGCCGATGGCGGCGTGGGCCATGCCCTGCTCGTTGCGGCCCTGGTGCACCACCAGGTCACCGCTGTCCTGCTCCAGCGCCTGGCCGAGGCCCAGCACATTACCGTGACCGAAAATGGTGAACACGCCGGCGACAAACTTGCTCTGCACGCCATCGACTTCGATGTATTGGTTATCCAGGAACTTCACCAGGGCCTGGGCCATGGTCAGTCGGGTGGTGGTCATGTCGCGCCCCTTAACTTTTTTTCAGGTGGGCAATGCTGGCCCCCAAGGCCTGCCGGATATCCGCCAGTTCATGCACGCTGCTCGCAAACGGCTCGAATGACAGGTAGCCGCTGTAGCCGGTGCTGAGCAAGGTGTCGATCTGCGCCGCATTGCCAAGGATGTCGCCCTCGCCCACCAGTACGCGGTGGCCGTCACGGATCGCGTTGAGCGGCGCGTCGGCATCTTCCACGCCGGAGATGTGCACCAGGCCAGTGAGTTCCGGGAAGAACTCATGCTCGTTGGCAAGATGGTGATGGAAAGTGTCGTGCACCACACGGAACACATCCAGGCCGCCGATGGCCTTGATCGCGTCCACCGCCACGCGCTTGCGGCGCAGGGCGGACTCTTCGAAGCCCAGAGGTTCGACAAAGCCGAGGATGCCGTACTCGCGCAGGATCGGCGCCAGTTCGCTCAGTGCCGTGCGCAAACCGGCGGCGCGCTGGGCATCGGTGCGCATGTCGCCCGGTTCGTTGAACGGGCACATCACCAGGCCCTGGGCGCCACATTCACGGGCATAGGTGGCAAGCTCGATTGCCTGGGCCCGGCGTTGATCGTTCCACACGTCAAAGGGATACAAGGCGTTGATCGACAGCACTGTGATGCCCTGCGCCGCGCACAACTCGCGCACGCGGCTGGCGGGCGTGCCGTATTCGATCTGGCGGTCCTTGAGATCATTGCGGATCTCGATGGCATCGCACTTGAGCGACGCGGCCAACTGGATGAAATCCGGCAGGGACAGGTTGGGTGCGACCATCCGGTTAAGGGCAAAGCGTAGCGGCGACTTCATTGTTGTTGTTCTCCGTGCAAAACCGTTTCAGAGGTCCAGCAGCCAACTGTGCTGCGGGTCGTTATGGAAATGCCAGGCACGCTTGGGGCCGGCCATGACGTTCAGGTAGTACGACTCGTAGCCGTACGGCACGCTGACCGGGTGATAACCCTTGGGCACCACCACCAGGTCGCTGTTTTCCACAGCCACGGCCTGGTCGATACTGCGATCGTCGGTATACACGCGCTGGAATACGAAGCCCTGGGGCGGATTGATCTGGTGGTAATAGGTCTCTTCCAGGAAGCTCTGGTGCGGCAGGTCATCGGTGTCGTGCTTGTGCGGCGGGTAGCTCGACGAATGCCCGGACGGCGTGCGCACTTCCACCACCAGCAATGAATGCGCCGGCTCGCTGTCGGGCAGGATGTCGCACACGTAGCGGGTGTTGGCGCCTTTGCCGCGCACGCTGCGCTTGCACTGTTCCGGGCGGATCAGGCGCGGTGTGTAACCGCCCGCGCCGGGTGCGGCGCACACCGCGATCTGTACGTCACTCAAGGCGGTGACCCGGGCGTCGGTGCCGGGCGGCAGGTAGGCGGCAAACGGGGATTTGT harbors:
- the iolB gene encoding 5-deoxy-glucuronate isomerase, yielding MSLLVKSNKRGQTMVALEAGRLEYVGFSAYRLSLGETLPVSAGDQELCLVLLSGRVNIQGEGFDWQNLGDRQSVFEDKSPFAAYLPPGTDARVTALSDVQIAVCAAPGAGGYTPRLIRPEQCKRSVRGKGANTRYVCDILPDSEPAHSLLVVEVRTPSGHSSSYPPHKHDTDDLPHQSFLEETYYHQINPPQGFVFQRVYTDDRSIDQAVAVENSDLVVVPKGYHPVSVPYGYESYYLNVMAGPKRAWHFHNDPQHSWLLDL
- the iolD gene encoding 3D-(3,5/4)-trihydroxycyclohexane-1,2-dione acylhydrolase (decyclizing), with amino-acid sequence MTTTRLTMAQALVKFLDNQYIEVDGVQSKFVAGVFTIFGHGNVLGLGQALEQDSGDLVVHQGRNEQGMAHAAIGFAKQHLRRKIYACTASVGPGAANMLTAAATATANRIPLLLLPGDVYASRQPDPVLQQIEQFHDLSISTNDAFRSVSKYWDRINRPEQLMSAAIHAMRVLTDPAETGAVTLALPQDVQAEAWDYPDYFLQKRVHRIERRPPTAAMLDDALAAFRGKRKPLIICGGGVKYSGANAALQAFAERFDIPFAETQAGKSAVVSSHPLNVGGIGETGCLAANLLAPEADLIIGIGTRYTDFTTSSKSLFKQAEVTFLNLNISPCDALKLDGVQVLGDARVALEALADALGDYRAGWGEQVRDARAQLDAEVDRVHQVEYQGDDFVPEVDDHLDRAVLREFIELTGSCLTQSRVLGVLNQTLADDAIIVAAAGSLPGDLQRAWRSKGVNTYHVEYGYSCMGYEINAALGVKLAEPGKEVYALVGDGSYMMLHSELATSIQERRKINVVLLDNMAFGCINNLQIGNGMDSFGTEFRYRNPESGKLDGGLVPVDFAMSAAAYGCKTYKVSSVEQLEAALADARTQSVSTLIDIKVLPKTMVHGYLSWWRVGVAQVSTSERTNAAAKKLNEQLAKARQY
- a CDS encoding TIM barrel protein, yielding MKSPLRFALNRMVAPNLSLPDFIQLAASLKCDAIEIRNDLKDRQIEYGTPASRVRELCAAQGITVLSINALYPFDVWNDQRRAQAIELATYARECGAQGLVMCPFNEPGDMRTDAQRAAGLRTALSELAPILREYGILGFVEPLGFEESALRRKRVAVDAIKAIGGLDVFRVVHDTFHHHLANEHEFFPELTGLVHISGVEDADAPLNAIRDGHRVLVGEGDILGNAAQIDTLLSTGYSGYLSFEPFASSVHELADIRQALGASIAHLKKS